From a region of the Gemmatimonadota bacterium genome:
- a CDS encoding FHA domain-containing protein, whose protein sequence is MALILEVLVAGRHGARQAEVRERHRLDGAPVAIGRGLDNQVVLDDPHVDARHARLEPDAVGGWTLVDLGSVNRIGLPRDGRTDRVEVRAGTVVVLGRTTLRFRDEFAPLAAAVPLSPSPAAGVDWAESARGRAVVIVAALVIGVLRLWLATTTRGAASQVFSELLVAMVLVAMWAGTWSIAARVVLGRFHFLSHVAIAAAAVVASLVISDAAGWVRFLFPALPATSGAEGFALMVLLGALVASHLSAASHLSRAARWRSGAVTVGVILALVGVAAALEDEAYTPEAHFAGELKMIMPALVPQQDMAAFAETRAELKTEVDELLAEQ, encoded by the coding sequence ATGGCGCTGATCCTCGAGGTCCTCGTCGCCGGGCGCCACGGGGCGCGCCAGGCGGAGGTGCGCGAGCGGCATCGCCTCGACGGCGCGCCCGTCGCGATCGGCCGGGGGCTCGACAACCAGGTCGTGCTGGACGATCCGCACGTCGACGCGCGGCACGCGCGCCTCGAGCCCGATGCCGTGGGTGGGTGGACGCTGGTCGACCTCGGCAGCGTGAACCGCATCGGCCTGCCGCGCGACGGGCGCACCGACCGCGTGGAGGTGCGCGCCGGCACGGTGGTGGTCCTCGGACGCACCACGTTGCGGTTCCGCGACGAGTTCGCGCCGCTCGCGGCCGCGGTCCCGCTCTCGCCGTCGCCCGCGGCCGGAGTGGACTGGGCCGAGTCGGCGCGCGGGCGCGCCGTGGTGATCGTCGCAGCGCTCGTCATCGGCGTGCTGCGGCTCTGGCTCGCGACGACCACGCGCGGGGCCGCCTCGCAGGTCTTCTCGGAACTCCTCGTCGCGATGGTGCTCGTCGCGATGTGGGCCGGCACCTGGTCGATCGCGGCGCGCGTGGTGCTCGGGCGGTTCCACTTCCTCTCGCACGTGGCGATCGCCGCGGCGGCGGTCGTCGCCTCCCTCGTGATCAGCGACGCCGCGGGGTGGGTGCGCTTCCTCTTCCCGGCGCTCCCCGCGACGTCGGGCGCCGAAGGGTTCGCGCTCATGGTCCTGCTTGGCGCGCTGGTCGCGTCGCATCTCTCGGCCGCCTCGCACCTCTCCCGCGCGGCACGCTGGCGCTCGGGGGCGGTGACCGTGGGCGTCATCCTCGCGCTCGTCGGCGTCGCCGCGGCGCTGGAGGACGAGGCCTACACGCCGGAGGCCCACTTCGCCGGCGAGCTGAAGATGATCATGCCCGCGCTCGTGCCGCAGCAGGACATGGCGGCGTTCGCCGAGACGCGCGCGGAGCTCAAGACCGAGGTCGACGAGTTGCTCGCCGAGCAGTGA
- a CDS encoding DUF4129 domain-containing protein produces the protein MTVGLPQDTLVTWPATTVRDTVVAITQGGGYDRAATQSVWEYIAEAISRFFSALFRLLPPIRTTNFLIVVLAVTLVVLLIARIVLDARARREHWAGEHRDQRPGRALDPWTEAERHAAAGSYLEAAHYLCIASLAASARRGEVTLHPAKTTGDYARELRRRGAPSERAFQAFRARYDRVVYDLQHCSAEEYARLIEAARPLLARERAA, from the coding sequence GTGACGGTCGGCCTCCCCCAGGACACGCTCGTCACCTGGCCTGCCACGACGGTGCGCGACACCGTCGTGGCGATCACGCAGGGCGGCGGCTACGACCGCGCCGCGACACAATCGGTCTGGGAGTACATCGCCGAGGCGATCAGCCGCTTCTTCAGCGCGCTCTTCCGGCTCCTGCCGCCCATCCGCACGACGAACTTCCTCATCGTCGTGCTCGCCGTCACGCTCGTCGTGCTCCTCATCGCGCGCATCGTGCTCGATGCGCGCGCGCGCCGCGAGCACTGGGCAGGGGAGCATCGCGACCAGCGGCCCGGCCGAGCGCTCGACCCGTGGACCGAGGCCGAGCGTCACGCGGCGGCCGGCTCGTACCTCGAGGCCGCGCACTACCTCTGCATCGCCTCGCTCGCGGCGAGCGCGCGGCGCGGCGAGGTGACGCTCCATCCCGCGAAGACCACCGGCGACTACGCCCGGGAGCTCCGACGACGCGGCGCGCCGAGCGAACGCGCCTTCCAGGCGTTCCGCGCCCGCTACGATCGCGTCGTGTACGACCTGCAGCACTGCTCGGCGGAGGAGTACGCGCGCCTCATCGAGGCTGCGCGGCCCTTGCTCGCGCGGGAGCGGGCCGCGTGA
- the ffh gene encoding signal recognition particle protein, with translation MFAELSEKLEAAFAKLRGRGVLTEADIKEGLREVRRVLLEADVSFQLTREFLERVEKRAVGIAQLKSVSPAQQLVKVVYDELTLMLGERREGLKMSTLPPTVILMVGLQGSGKTTTTAKLARKLKGEGKATRLVAADVYRPAAIDQLETLGRDLQVPVYADRTTTDVVRIARAGIEQAKKERDRVVIIDTAGRLQIDDAMMDELRRVKDAVQPDEILLVADGMTGQDAVKIAQGFNDALGVTGVILTKMDGDARGGAALSIYGVTKKPIKYIGVGEKTDALEEFHPDRMAGRILQQGDVLTLVEKAQESFDADEAKRMEKKIRKEGMDLQDFLSAMKQMEKLGSIQNILKMLPGVNSKMMAQASKVDPKRMRHLEAIVLSMTAEERKDPSILNGSRRARVAKGCGRPVSEVNRLLEQFREMQKMMKKAAAGRR, from the coding sequence ATGTTCGCAGAACTCTCCGAAAAGCTGGAAGCCGCGTTCGCGAAGCTTCGCGGGCGCGGCGTCCTGACCGAAGCCGACATCAAGGAAGGCCTGCGCGAAGTGCGCCGCGTCCTCCTCGAAGCCGACGTCAGCTTCCAGCTCACTCGCGAGTTCCTCGAGCGCGTCGAGAAGCGCGCCGTCGGCATCGCCCAGCTCAAGTCCGTCAGTCCCGCCCAGCAACTGGTCAAGGTCGTCTACGACGAACTGACCCTCATGCTCGGCGAGCGGCGCGAAGGGCTCAAGATGTCCACGCTGCCGCCCACCGTCATCCTGATGGTCGGGTTGCAGGGGTCGGGCAAGACGACGACCACCGCCAAGCTCGCGCGCAAGCTGAAGGGAGAAGGGAAGGCCACGCGTCTCGTCGCCGCGGACGTCTACCGCCCGGCGGCGATCGACCAGCTCGAGACGCTCGGCCGTGACCTGCAGGTGCCGGTGTACGCCGATCGCACGACCACCGACGTCGTGCGCATCGCGCGCGCTGGCATCGAGCAGGCCAAGAAGGAGCGCGACCGCGTCGTCATCATCGACACCGCGGGCCGTCTCCAGATCGACGATGCGATGATGGACGAGCTGCGCCGCGTGAAGGACGCGGTCCAGCCCGACGAGATCCTGCTCGTGGCCGACGGCATGACCGGCCAGGATGCAGTGAAGATCGCGCAGGGGTTCAACGACGCGCTCGGCGTGACCGGCGTGATCCTGACCAAGATGGACGGTGATGCGCGCGGCGGTGCCGCGCTCAGCATCTACGGCGTGACGAAGAAGCCGATCAAGTACATCGGCGTGGGTGAGAAGACCGACGCGCTCGAGGAGTTCCACCCGGACCGCATGGCCGGCCGGATCCTCCAGCAGGGCGACGTCCTCACGCTCGTCGAGAAGGCGCAGGAATCGTTCGACGCCGACGAAGCGAAGCGGATGGAGAAGAAGATCCGGAAGGAGGGCATGGACCTCCAGGACTTCCTCTCCGCCATGAAGCAGATGGAGAAGCTCGGCAGCATCCAGAACATCCTGAAGATGCTCCCGGGCGTGAACAGCAAGATGATGGCGCAGGCCAGCAAGGTGGACCCGAAGCGGATGCGGCACCTCGAGGCGATCGTGCTCTCGATGACGGCCGAGGAGCGGAAGGACCCGTCGATCCTCAACGGATCGCGCCGCGCGCGGGTCGCCAAGGGATGTGGCCGGCCGGTGAGCGAGGTCAATCGGCTCCTGGAGCAATTCCGGGAGATGCAGAAGATGATGAAGAAGGCGGCCGCAGGCCGCCGATGA
- a CDS encoding MoxR family ATPase, producing the protein MSFTIEQGAERLAQLRTAIATRIVGQEGAIDDALVVFLARGHLLIEGVPGTAKTLLVRALAGALGVRFTRVQFTPDLMPSDLTGISVMRDPARGFEFQPGPIFTDLLLGDEINRAPAKTQSALLEAMAERQVTTDGHTRPLDALFTVYATQNPVEHEGTYPLPEAQLDRFLLKTVVRYPAREAELAMLEAHEAGFDPERSGATLVAPVLTRDEAIALRTLVDGVRVAPEIREYIANIARATREEAALSLGASPRATVALMRAARAAAVLAGRGFVLPDDVKERAPAVLRHRVVVAPELEVEGRNADDVLAGILERIDAPK; encoded by the coding sequence ATGTCGTTCACCATCGAACAGGGCGCCGAGCGCCTCGCCCAGCTCCGCACCGCCATCGCCACGCGCATCGTCGGCCAGGAGGGCGCGATCGACGATGCCCTCGTGGTCTTCCTCGCGCGCGGCCACCTCCTCATCGAGGGCGTCCCGGGCACGGCGAAGACGTTGCTGGTGCGCGCACTGGCCGGGGCGCTCGGCGTGCGCTTCACGCGCGTGCAGTTCACCCCGGACCTCATGCCGAGCGACCTCACCGGCATCTCGGTGATGCGCGACCCGGCGCGCGGCTTCGAGTTCCAGCCCGGACCGATCTTCACCGACCTCCTCCTCGGCGACGAGATCAACCGCGCGCCGGCGAAGACCCAGTCGGCGCTCCTCGAGGCGATGGCCGAGCGGCAGGTGACGACCGACGGGCACACGCGGCCGCTCGACGCGCTCTTCACCGTGTACGCGACGCAGAACCCGGTGGAGCACGAGGGGACCTATCCGCTCCCCGAGGCGCAGCTCGACCGCTTCCTCCTCAAGACGGTGGTGCGCTACCCCGCGCGCGAGGCGGAGCTCGCGATGCTCGAGGCGCACGAGGCGGGGTTCGATCCCGAGCGGTCGGGCGCCACGCTCGTCGCGCCGGTGCTCACGCGCGACGAGGCCATCGCGCTGCGCACGCTGGTGGACGGCGTGCGGGTCGCGCCGGAGATCCGCGAGTACATCGCGAACATCGCGCGCGCGACACGCGAGGAAGCGGCGCTCTCGCTGGGCGCCTCGCCCCGCGCGACGGTGGCGCTCATGCGGGCGGCGCGCGCTGCCGCGGTGCTCGCCGGCCGCGGCTTCGTGCTCCCCGACGACGTGAAGGAGCGCGCGCCCGCGGTGCTGCGGCACCGCGTCGTCGTCGCGCCCGAGCTCGAGGTCGAAGGGCGCAATGCCGACGACGTGCTCGCCGGCATCCTCGAACGGATCGACGCTCCCAAGTGA
- a CDS encoding SET domain-containing protein-lysine N-methyltransferase, whose protein sequence is MTRRPWEVRRSPRHGRGVFAIATIPEGTRIIEYTGELISEAEGERRYPTPPDGHEEPEHTYLLTLDEHRVIDANVGGNAARYINHSCDPNCEPIAFGDHMWIVAVRDIRPGEELAYDYAIELDEPHTPARKRRFPCACEARNCRGSILKPKRQPLHPRVRRAIARYGPPARSR, encoded by the coding sequence ATGACGCGACGCCCGTGGGAGGTGCGCCGCTCGCCGCGGCACGGCCGCGGCGTCTTCGCCATCGCGACCATCCCCGAGGGGACGCGGATCATCGAGTACACCGGCGAGCTCATCAGCGAGGCCGAAGGGGAGCGCCGCTATCCCACGCCCCCCGACGGGCACGAGGAGCCGGAGCATACCTATCTGCTCACCCTCGACGAGCACCGCGTGATCGACGCCAACGTGGGCGGGAACGCGGCGCGGTACATCAACCACTCGTGCGACCCCAACTGCGAGCCGATCGCGTTCGGTGACCACATGTGGATCGTCGCCGTGCGGGACATCCGGCCCGGCGAGGAGCTCGCGTACGACTACGCGATCGAACTCGACGAGCCGCACACGCCGGCGCGGAAGCGGCGATTCCCCTGCGCCTGCGAGGCGCGCAACTGCCGCGGGTCGATCCTCAAGCCCAAGCGGCAGCCGCTGCATCCGCGCGTGCGCCGCGCTATCGCGCGCTACGGGCCGCCGGCACGCTCGCGCTGA
- the lon gene encoding endopeptidase La: MSEPTQPILPADLPLLALRSTIVFPGGRIAVQVASAENLSLLASHPEEGALVLCVLDPEDRDGAPLRAEGRIGVVARLADRKREGGMAQVTLVGLTRARAVSATRDEVAGYAFARVEPVEEFVRDLPTAKLLMHRVALACDARVELDTTFPAELPALLRREVARPARFADLAAARGALRAAEKDEVVQRLDVLARLEFLAERWEREAAKAKVHEEVRHETERRIDRHHREFFLRQQLQAIKTELGEADLGEGDTVELLRRVEEAELPEHVAAEARREIDRLRALSTASSEHQVLRNYLEWVLTLPWKKRSGDEKITLEKVESALDGRHYGLNEAKERILEYLAVRQLRGDRGRDPHGPILCFVGPPGTGKTSLGEAIAASIGRAFYRISVGGVRDEAEIRGHRRTYVGSLPGLLLQAMRRVQVNDPVLMIDEIDKMTSGGPSGDPTAAMLEVLDPTQNAAFTDHYLNLPFDLSSVLFICTANNLFDIPHALRDRLEVIRIAGYTVEEKVEIAWRYLLPRLFDEHGITDLDLQFTDEALGLIANRYAREAGLRTFERHIAALMRKRAKRKAEGETGAWIVDAARIDDVLGPPRWAPEEAEQEPEVGTVTGLAWTSNGGELMTIEALRMPGTGKLIVTGQLGDVMRESVDAASSYVRSRAKALRVGDPEMKSTDLHVHFPAGSVPKDGPSAGVAVTLAIASVMSRRPIRRDVAVTGEVTLRGKVLEIGGVKEKVLAAYRAGLRSVVLPAANEKDLREIPAEVRAAVTFTCVSTMDEVIEAMLLPPRPNGFAEDLPLFDEVSRSAVDVR; encoded by the coding sequence GTGAGTGAACCGACCCAGCCGATCCTCCCCGCCGACCTGCCGCTCCTCGCGCTCCGGTCCACGATCGTCTTCCCCGGCGGCCGCATCGCCGTCCAGGTCGCCAGCGCCGAGAACCTCTCCCTCCTCGCCTCCCACCCCGAGGAAGGCGCCCTCGTCCTCTGCGTCCTCGACCCCGAGGACCGCGATGGTGCCCCGCTCCGCGCCGAGGGCCGCATCGGCGTCGTGGCGCGCCTCGCCGACCGGAAGCGCGAGGGCGGGATGGCGCAGGTCACGCTCGTCGGCCTGACCCGTGCACGCGCCGTCTCGGCCACGCGCGACGAGGTCGCCGGGTACGCCTTCGCCCGCGTCGAGCCCGTTGAGGAATTCGTCCGCGACCTCCCGACCGCGAAGCTGCTCATGCACCGCGTCGCGCTGGCCTGCGATGCGCGCGTCGAGCTCGACACCACCTTCCCCGCCGAACTCCCCGCCCTGCTGCGGCGCGAGGTCGCGCGGCCGGCGCGATTCGCCGACCTCGCGGCGGCGCGCGGGGCCCTGCGCGCCGCCGAGAAGGACGAGGTCGTCCAGCGCCTCGACGTGCTCGCGCGCCTCGAGTTCCTCGCCGAACGCTGGGAGCGCGAGGCCGCCAAGGCCAAGGTCCACGAGGAGGTGCGGCACGAGACCGAACGCCGCATCGACCGCCATCATCGCGAGTTCTTCCTCCGGCAGCAGCTCCAGGCCATCAAGACCGAGCTCGGCGAGGCCGACCTCGGCGAAGGCGATACCGTCGAGCTGCTGCGTCGCGTGGAGGAGGCCGAGCTCCCCGAGCATGTGGCCGCCGAGGCGCGGCGCGAGATCGACCGGCTGCGCGCGCTCAGCACGGCCTCGAGCGAGCATCAGGTCCTGCGCAACTATCTGGAGTGGGTGCTCACGCTTCCCTGGAAGAAGCGCTCGGGCGACGAGAAGATCACGCTCGAGAAGGTCGAGTCGGCGCTCGACGGCCGGCACTACGGGCTGAACGAGGCGAAGGAGCGCATCCTCGAGTATCTCGCCGTGCGCCAGCTGCGCGGCGACCGCGGGCGCGACCCGCACGGGCCCATCCTCTGCTTCGTCGGGCCGCCGGGCACGGGCAAGACCTCGCTCGGCGAGGCGATCGCCGCGAGCATCGGCCGCGCGTTCTACCGCATCTCGGTGGGCGGCGTGCGCGACGAGGCCGAGATCCGCGGGCATCGCCGCACCTACGTCGGCTCGCTCCCCGGACTGCTGCTCCAGGCGATGCGCCGCGTGCAGGTGAACGATCCCGTCCTCATGATCGACGAGATCGACAAGATGACGTCGGGCGGTCCGAGCGGCGACCCGACCGCGGCGATGCTCGAGGTGCTCGACCCGACGCAGAACGCCGCCTTCACCGACCACTATCTCAACCTGCCGTTCGACCTCTCGTCGGTGCTGTTCATCTGCACCGCGAACAACCTCTTCGACATCCCGCACGCGCTGCGCGACCGCCTCGAGGTGATCCGCATCGCCGGCTACACGGTGGAGGAGAAGGTCGAGATCGCCTGGCGCTACCTGCTGCCGCGGCTGTTCGACGAGCACGGCATCACCGACCTCGACCTGCAGTTCACCGACGAGGCGCTGGGGCTCATCGCCAACCGCTACGCGCGCGAGGCGGGCCTGCGTACCTTCGAACGCCACATCGCGGCGCTCATGCGCAAGCGCGCCAAGCGGAAGGCCGAAGGCGAGACGGGCGCGTGGATAGTGGATGCCGCGCGCATCGATGACGTCCTCGGGCCGCCGCGCTGGGCGCCGGAGGAGGCCGAGCAGGAGCCGGAGGTGGGGACCGTCACCGGGCTCGCCTGGACCTCCAACGGCGGCGAGCTGATGACGATCGAAGCGCTCCGCATGCCTGGCACCGGCAAGCTCATCGTCACCGGCCAGCTCGGCGACGTGATGCGCGAGTCGGTGGACGCGGCGAGCTCCTACGTGCGCTCGCGCGCGAAGGCGCTGCGCGTGGGCGACCCGGAGATGAAGTCCACGGACCTGCATGTGCACTTCCCCGCCGGCTCGGTGCCGAAGGACGGCCCCAGCGCCGGCGTGGCGGTGACGCTCGCGATCGCGAGCGTGATGTCGCGCCGCCCCATCCGCCGCGACGTCGCCGTCACCGGCGAGGTGACGCTGCGGGGCAAGGTGCTCGAGATCGGCGGCGTGAAGGAGAAGGTGCTCGCCGCGTATCGCGCGGGCCTCCGCTCGGTGGTCCTCCCCGCGGCGAACGAGAAGGACCTGCGCGAGATCCCCGCCGAGGTGCGCGCCGCGGTGACCTTCACCTGCGTGAGCACGATGGACGAGGTGATCGAGGCGATGCTCCTCCCGCCGCGGCCCAACGGGTTCGCCGAGGACCTGCCGCTGTTCGACGAGGTCTCGCGCAGCGCGGTCGACGTCCGATGA
- a CDS encoding DUF58 domain-containing protein, which produces MRLFPIVPERRLALAVAAGAVLWLLPAPVGPALGAAAWVAILVAAGIEFTRLPGRRSFVITREAPVSVGLGDTVTVTYRLQNPRGATLRVLLQDRMPDCVEGGVGIATHIVGPRQTLAAPVPLRGMRRAEEPLGAIGARITTGFGLLGARVRVAPTDRIRVVPSMSGVRRFRLLAMQNRLDSAGVRNLRRRGEGQGFAGLREYAVGDDPRHIDWKTSAKRAKLITREFTIERSQTVITLIDCGRGMTQLAGEFPRFEHALSSAMILTDIAASAGDRVGTLVFDDQIRAFVPAQRSRGALHAVRDAVVPVTASSREPDYASAFRHLASHQRKRALVVLFTDVLGVRASRALLAHVARSSQRHLALVVALRNDPLLAMAAPAAVTSASQLYANAAAAELVESREEALERMRRAGAIVLDVSPSTMTASVINRYLELKARGAL; this is translated from the coding sequence ATGCGGCTGTTCCCCATCGTCCCCGAGCGTCGGCTCGCGCTCGCCGTCGCGGCGGGCGCGGTGCTCTGGCTGCTGCCGGCGCCGGTGGGTCCGGCGCTCGGCGCCGCCGCGTGGGTGGCGATCCTGGTCGCGGCGGGAATCGAGTTCACCCGGCTGCCGGGGCGGCGGAGCTTCGTCATCACGCGTGAGGCGCCGGTGTCGGTGGGCCTCGGCGACACGGTGACCGTCACCTATCGCTTGCAGAACCCGCGGGGCGCCACGCTCCGCGTGCTCTTGCAGGACCGCATGCCGGACTGCGTCGAGGGCGGCGTGGGCATCGCCACGCACATCGTGGGACCGCGGCAGACCCTCGCCGCGCCGGTGCCGCTGCGCGGGATGCGGCGCGCCGAGGAACCGCTGGGCGCCATCGGCGCCCGCATCACCACCGGCTTCGGGCTGCTCGGTGCCCGCGTGCGCGTGGCGCCCACCGACCGCATCCGCGTGGTGCCCTCGATGAGCGGCGTGCGCCGGTTCCGCCTCCTCGCCATGCAGAACCGCCTCGACTCGGCCGGGGTGCGCAACCTGCGACGGCGCGGCGAGGGACAGGGATTCGCCGGGCTCCGCGAGTACGCCGTCGGCGACGACCCGCGCCACATCGACTGGAAGACGAGCGCCAAGCGCGCGAAGCTGATCACCCGCGAGTTCACCATCGAGCGCTCGCAGACGGTCATCACGCTCATCGACTGCGGGCGCGGGATGACCCAGCTCGCGGGCGAGTTCCCGCGGTTCGAGCATGCGCTCTCCTCGGCGATGATCCTCACCGACATCGCCGCATCGGCCGGCGACCGCGTGGGGACGCTGGTGTTCGATGACCAGATCCGCGCCTTCGTGCCGGCCCAACGCAGTCGCGGCGCGCTGCATGCCGTCCGCGACGCGGTGGTGCCAGTGACCGCCTCCTCGCGCGAGCCCGACTACGCGTCGGCGTTCCGCCACCTCGCGTCACACCAGCGGAAGCGCGCGCTCGTCGTGCTCTTCACCGACGTGCTCGGCGTGCGCGCCTCGCGCGCGCTGCTCGCCCACGTCGCCCGGAGCTCCCAGCGCCATCTCGCCCTCGTCGTCGCGCTGCGCAACGACCCGCTGCTCGCGATGGCGGCGCCGGCGGCGGTCACCAGCGCGTCGCAGCTCTACGCCAACGCGGCGGCGGCGGAGCTCGTCGAGTCGCGCGAGGAGGCGCTGGAGCGGATGCGGCGCGCGGGCGCGATCGTGCTCGACGTCTCGCCGAGCACCATGACCGCGAGCGTGATCAATCGCTATCTGGAACTGAAGGCGCGGGGCGCGCTCTGA
- a CDS encoding DUF4350 domain-containing protein, which yields MTAPSPASPPRRPVTPTPWWTRPAIVLPAVGALAFVAALFSPVKQSPRGGDPRLSSLSTAPLGASLAYELADRLGWDVERRLRTGIMSDRGTILAVLDPAIPLRVGEVHALLEHVRAGGGAYVVTGASTGALMDSLHLAAATAGAMVPVEAKSRSCKEPAPQERLNSLWFGAPPQMRSLRWTAPPPPEPRVFVTITSAESKDRTRLRDVVVGFGYGAGRLVVSVDPDVLRNDAMRDCAPGLDIAFVRALEFLRDGGDVPRRRLVFDEYHQAHGAHPGTVSAAALFLRDLPTGRLLAQLALAGIILLLALAPRTVPPRHETRVERRSPLEQVDALARAYAQVGATRTAAARLVRGTRRRTARGLGRDRRTRSDDAWLAHIAERHPALADDVALARRALADALPSRTFATLGPALHRIEATLTDR from the coding sequence GTGACCGCGCCGTCCCCCGCATCGCCGCCACGGCGGCCCGTGACTCCGACGCCCTGGTGGACACGCCCCGCGATCGTGCTCCCCGCGGTGGGCGCGCTCGCGTTCGTCGCGGCGCTCTTCTCGCCGGTCAAGCAATCACCGCGTGGCGGCGACCCGCGCCTCTCCTCGCTCTCCACCGCCCCGCTCGGAGCCTCCCTCGCCTACGAGCTCGCCGACCGGCTGGGCTGGGACGTGGAGCGGCGCCTGCGCACCGGCATCATGAGCGACCGCGGGACGATCCTCGCGGTGCTCGATCCCGCGATCCCGTTGCGCGTGGGCGAGGTGCATGCGCTCCTCGAGCATGTGCGCGCGGGAGGCGGCGCCTACGTCGTCACCGGCGCCTCGACCGGCGCCCTCATGGACTCGCTGCACCTCGCGGCGGCCACCGCGGGCGCGATGGTGCCGGTCGAGGCGAAGAGCCGGAGCTGCAAGGAGCCCGCCCCGCAGGAGCGGCTCAACTCGCTCTGGTTCGGGGCGCCGCCGCAGATGCGGTCGCTCCGCTGGACCGCCCCGCCCCCGCCGGAGCCGCGCGTCTTCGTGACGATCACCTCGGCCGAGTCGAAGGATCGCACGAGGCTGCGCGACGTCGTGGTCGGGTTCGGGTACGGCGCGGGACGGCTCGTCGTGTCGGTCGATCCGGACGTGCTGCGCAACGACGCGATGCGCGACTGCGCGCCCGGCCTCGACATCGCCTTCGTGCGCGCCCTCGAGTTCCTGCGCGACGGGGGGGACGTGCCGCGCCGACGCCTGGTGTTCGACGAGTACCATCAGGCGCATGGTGCGCACCCCGGCACGGTGAGCGCGGCGGCACTCTTCCTCCGCGACCTGCCGACCGGCCGCCTGCTCGCCCAGCTGGCGCTCGCCGGCATCATCCTGCTCCTCGCGCTCGCGCCGCGCACCGTCCCGCCCCGGCACGAGACGCGTGTCGAACGGCGCTCGCCGCTGGAACAGGTCGATGCGCTGGCCCGCGCCTACGCGCAGGTGGGCGCGACGCGGACCGCGGCCGCGCGCCTCGTGCGCGGCACCCGGCGACGCACCGCGCGCGGGCTCGGGCGCGACCGCCGCACGCGGTCCGACGACGCATGGCTCGCGCACATCGCCGAGCGCCACCCGGCGCTGGCCGACGACGTCGCGCTCGCGCGGCGCGCGCTGGCCGACGCGCTCCCTTCCCGCACCTTCGCGACGCTGGGCCCCGCCCTGCATCGCATCGAAGCCACCCTCACCGACCGCTGA
- a CDS encoding trypsin-like peptidase domain-containing protein, with protein MRSLLWRALFAVVACPALAQPVGAQDEPREATSTVFARYSDRILKIQIIETSSSAKRTIGTGFFVSADGLMVTNYHVISDRVQEPDDHRVEIVEADGSVRAVEVVAVDVVHDLAVLRTGRASPSHFTLGSVPLRQGDRLYSLGHPNDLGLSIVEGTYNGNLKHTLYPKIHFTGSINPGMSGGPTITNDGRVVGVNVSTMGEQRSFLVPEAQATALLARVQAPGFTPAADLMTEIAAQLRDYQQAYLGTLFDASPPMVDVGPFRVATEPAPIFRCWGGSERSDERDAEPMYTEVWHRCGTDDEVFLAGDHSAGMIELVHVALTSNRLNAAQFGALYSQRFALDDTPGGDEKHVTKWVCRTRNVAAARTPVRAVLCLRGLKKLPGLYDATLKVAVLGRSNAGLSSTLTLSGASWENIDRIAGRYLEYVGWR; from the coding sequence ATGCGATCCCTCCTCTGGCGCGCCCTGTTCGCCGTCGTCGCGTGCCCGGCCCTCGCGCAGCCCGTCGGCGCGCAGGACGAGCCGCGCGAGGCGACCTCGACCGTCTTCGCCCGCTACAGCGACCGGATCCTCAAGATCCAGATCATCGAGACGTCGTCCAGCGCCAAGCGGACGATCGGCACCGGCTTCTTCGTGAGCGCCGACGGCCTGATGGTCACCAACTATCACGTGATCTCCGATCGCGTGCAGGAACCGGACGACCATCGCGTGGAGATCGTCGAGGCCGACGGCTCCGTGCGCGCCGTTGAGGTCGTCGCGGTGGACGTGGTGCACGACCTCGCCGTGCTCCGCACCGGCCGCGCCTCGCCCAGCCACTTCACGCTGGGGAGCGTGCCGCTGCGGCAGGGGGACCGGCTCTACTCATTGGGACATCCCAACGACCTCGGGCTCAGCATCGTCGAGGGGACGTACAACGGGAACCTCAAGCACACGCTCTATCCGAAGATCCACTTCACCGGGTCGATCAACCCCGGGATGAGCGGCGGTCCGACGATCACGAACGACGGGCGTGTGGTGGGCGTCAACGTCTCGACGATGGGGGAGCAGCGCTCCTTCCTCGTCCCCGAGGCGCAGGCGACGGCGTTGCTCGCGCGGGTGCAAGCCCCGGGCTTCACGCCGGCCGCCGACCTCATGACCGAGATCGCGGCACAGCTCCGCGACTACCAGCAGGCCTATCTCGGGACCCTCTTCGACGCCTCCCCACCGATGGTGGACGTCGGTCCCTTCCGCGTCGCGACCGAACCGGCACCGATCTTCCGGTGCTGGGGTGGCAGCGAGCGCTCCGACGAGCGCGACGCGGAGCCGATGTACACCGAGGTCTGGCACCGCTGCGGGACCGACGACGAGGTCTTCCTCGCCGGCGACCACAGCGCGGGGATGATCGAGCTCGTGCATGTCGCGCTGACGAGCAACCGGTTGAACGCCGCGCAGTTCGGGGCGCTCTACTCGCAGCGATTCGCCCTCGACGACACCCCGGGCGGCGACGAGAAGCACGTGACCAAGTGGGTCTGCCGCACCCGCAACGTCGCGGCGGCGCGGACGCCGGTGCGCGCCGTGCTCTGCCTCCGCGGACTCAAGAAGCTCCCCGGGCTCTACGATGCGACGCTCAAGGTCGCGGTGCTCGGCCGGTCGAACGCAGGGCTCTCGTCCACGCTGACCCTCTCCGGGGCGAGCTGGGAGAACATCGACCGGATCGCCGGCCGCTACCTGGAGTACGTCGGATGGCGCTGA